In one window of Mytilus trossulus isolate FHL-02 chromosome 7, PNRI_Mtr1.1.1.hap1, whole genome shotgun sequence DNA:
- the LOC134725885 gene encoding uncharacterized protein LOC134725885 has product MAFSTGYQSVQKHNIRNIYSTNISLENRTMKRKVENHRKCGRKPVFVDVKTSLITYEYVPEYKAYIPKAPAFRTVSGSEATEISKRLYTPRMRTPKLETESEIKSLHPEPSSYESQNCSVDRLSQPTVASKIRLRMRSANQRKLKVTEITNACDRLNLPPSQRYFPMAYKNWLNVNGSKSMRSSFLSTNTNKSSLDSLDYDI; this is encoded by the coding sequence ATGGCTTTCAGTACAGGGTATCAATCTGttcagaaacacaacattaggAATATTTACAGCACAAACATTTCATTAGAGAACAGGACAATGAAACGGAAAGTAGAAAATCATCGAAAATGTGGCAGAAAGCCTGTTTTTGTGGATGTTAAAACTAGTTTAATCACCTACGAATATGTTCCGGAATACAAGGCATACATCCCAAAAGCACCCGCATTCAGAACTGTGTCGGGAAGTGAAGCGACAGAAATATCTAAACGATTATACACACCTCGGATGCGAACTCCTAAATTGGAAACTGAATCGGAGATAAAATCTCTACACCCAGAGCCGTCGTCATATGAATCTCAAAATTGTAGCGTTGACAGATTAAGTCAGCCAACAGTAGCAAGTAAAATCAGGCTACGAATGAGGAGTGCTAATCAACGAAAATTGAAGGTAACAGAAATTACAAATGCTTGTGACAGACTTAATTTACCACCATCTCAAAGGTATTTTCCAATGGCGTATAAGAATTGGTTGAATGTAAATGGTTCGAAAAGTATGAGATCTAGCTTTCTATCAACAAATACCAACAAAAGTAGTTTAGACTCGTTAGATTATGATATATGA